The Paenibacillus polymyxa M1 DNA segment AAATTGAAACGCTTGCCAAGCAATCGAGTGCTGGCAGCGGCAGACAAAGCAGCCCTTATTACAATGACCCGCTGTATCAATACTTTTTCGGTAATCAGTATGGCGATAGTGGCAGCAGCGGCAATAGTAACGAAAATGAAGGTAGCAACAGTGGACAGCTGACTCCGCTGGGTATTGGTTCCGGTTTTATTTTTGATAAATCGGGTTACGTCCTGACCAACAACCATGTTGTGGAAGGCGCGAGTGTGGTTCAGGTTACAGTAGAAGGAACCAACAAGCCTTACGAAGCCAAGGTCTTGGGCAAAAATGCAGATCTAGATTTGGCAGTTCTTAAAATTGAAGGAAAAAATAACTTCCCTACCGTAACCTTGGGAGACTCCGATAACGCTAAAGTCGGCGAGTGGATGGTTGCAATCGGTAATCCAGAAGGCTTTGAACATTCAGTAACAGCCGGTGTGCTAAGTGCGAAAGAGCGTACTATCACCATTAACAGTGAATCAACTGGAAAACCGACGCAATACAAGCATCTCATTCAGACGGATGCCTCCATTAATCCTGGTAACTCTGGCGGACCGTTGTTAAATCTTCAAGGGCAGGTTATCGGTATGAACGTAGCTGTTAGTGCAGATGCACAAGGGATCGGGTTTGCGATTCCGTCCAATACGATTTTGGAAGTCGTCGATAAGCTGAAAAATAACCAACCTATTCCGAAAGAACCTGTACCTTTCATTGGTGCAAGTCTGCTAAACTTGAGCCCTGAAGTAGCCAAGGAATTGGGTACATCTCTGAGCGAAGGCTCGGTTGTTCGGGATATTATATACAAATCCCCAGCTTATCAGGCCGATCTGCGTCCTTACGATGTAATTATCGGAGCCAATGGCACGCCTTATAGCACATCACAGGAGTTAATTCAATTTATCCAAAAACAAAAAGTGGGTACAGCACTTACGCTTAACATCGAACGAGCCGGGCAGAAAAAAGATATTCAGCTGAAAATAGGCAACAAAAATGACTTTAGCTCGACTCTTCAGCAGTAAGAGAATAACTCTAAAATTGAACATGAATGCAAGAAACGGAAGGAAGAAGCCCCTTCCGTTTCTTGCTGCATGCGGTGGCAAGATGCTACACGCGTCTACTCCTGCTACAATAGAGGGAAAAGAAGAAGAGATAAAGGAGTTTGATCGTGTATGCGTTCTACTATTCTGATCATTGATGACGATGAAAAAATCGTATCCATGCTGCGCAGAGGGCTGGCTTTTGAAGGATATGAAGTGCTGACAGCCACCAATGGAGCAGAGGGATTAAATAAAATGCTAACAGCTGAGCCTGATTTGGTCGTACTGGATGTAATGATGCCGCAGGTCGATGGTTTTGAGGTTTGCCGGCGTATGCGAGAGGGAGGAAGCACGGTACCTGTCCTAATGCTTACAGCCAAGGATGAGGTGGAGAACCGGGTGAAGGGTCTGGATCTGGGGGCTGATGATTATCTCGTGAAGCCGTTTGCTCTGGAGGAGTTGCTGGCACGAGTGCGAGCGCTTTTGCGGCGTAAAACTGAACAGCAGGACAATAATGGGAATCGGCTTACCTTCGAGGATTTACAACTGGATAATGAATCGCGTGAAGTGGTTCGTGGTGGCAAACGCTTGGAACTGACGGCCAAAGAATTTGAACTGCTCCATTTGTTCATGCAAAACCCGAAACGTGTTCTGTCGCGTGATCTGATTATGGATAAAATTTGGGGCTATGACTATAGCGGGGAATCGAATGTGCTGGAAGTATATATTGCCATGTTGCGACAAAAAACCGAGCAGGATGGTGGCAAACGGCTTATTCGTACCATTCGGGGAGCCGGCTATATTTTAAGAGGTGATGTGTAATATGTCTATTCGGTGGCGGCTGACAGCTTGGTATTCGAGCATCTTGGCTATAGTGCTTGTCATTTTTGGTCTGGCTATTTACGGACTAGTATATTACTACACATATAATGAAGTGAAAAGTCAGCTTATGACTCAGGCGCCACAGATTAACAAGCAATTACGCCTTATTATAAAAGGGGGATTGTTTGAGGTCCCTAACCTGGATCTTGGATTGGAGCAGGGGCGTGGAATAGATGACTCACAGCTCTATGTTCAAATTTACAATTATACGTCCGGTGTAACTAAAACGACCCAAAATATGAAAGACCTTAGTATCACCTTCCCTGTTCCGTCTACAGCGGCAGGAGCAGTTCAAAATGAGGGAGTTCGGCGTGTGAACGTAAATGGTGATTCCTTTATGATTTATCAACAGTCGATCAAATCCGAGGAATTGGGCTTGGTGGTCGGGCTGCTACAGGTAGGGCAATTCACGGGTTCTCAGGACCGACTCATGAATAGGTTACAAAATGTGCTTGTGTACGGTTCGTTATTTGCCTTACTGGCTGCTGCGACCTCTGGTCTCTTCCTGGCTCGTAAATCTATGAAGCCGCTGGTTAAGGTGATTGAGGGGGCCAATCAGATTCAATCGAGCAATGATTTGAGTGTTCGGATTGAATATGACGGTCCGCCAGATGAAATAGGACAATTGATCGGGACGGTTAACAACATGCTGGGGCGTACAGAAGTGTTCTACAAGGAACTTGAAGATGCATATGGTGCGCAGCGCCGCTTTGTAGCCGATGCTTCCCATGAACTGCGCACACCCTTGACGACGATTCGTGGCAACGTTGATTTTCTGCTCAAAATGTGGACTACTGAACCGGGCGAGCGGCCGAATATGGATGAAGCGATGATTCGCGAGCTTTCCATGGAGGCGCTGAATGACATGGCGGATGAAGGCAAACGAATGAGCCGCTTGGTGAGCGATATGTTGTCACTCGCAAGAGCGGACACAGGGAAAACGTTCGATAAGATGCCTGTTGCGCTGGAGCCGCTCGTAAACGAGGTTGCTCGTCGAGCTCAGTTTTTGGAGCGAACAGCCGAATGGAATGTGGGCGACTTTTCATTGTTGAATGGTATTTATATGGACGGAAGCAAAGATTATTTGCAGCAAATGCTATTCATTTTCATTGATAATGCTTTTAAATATACACCTGAAGGCACAGTCCGATTTGATGCGATTGTATATCAGGGACAGGTGGGGCTACGAATCAGTGATACAGGCATTGGTATGGACAAAAGTGAGGTTCCCTTTATTTTTGACCGGTTTTACCGGGCAGATGAGTCACGCGGCGTGACAGAGGGAATTGGCTTGGGATTATCGATTGCCAAGTGGATTATTGATGAACATCAGGGGTCTGTGGAAGTGGTTACGCGCCAAGGAGAAGGAACGACCTTTGTCATTTGGCTTCCAGTCAGCTTTTCCGCGCCTTTGGAATAGGCTATAATAGGAGGGGAACTACATCATAGAGTTGGCCGGTAGAGGCATAAAAGCCCACAGCTGTCCCGTTATTGGAGCTGTATACTGTGTCGAAGAAAGTGGGGGCTATTTTTGGAGGTACTCAGAATTTCGCCCCGGGGTTACTGCTACGGCGTAGTCGATGCCATGGTATTGGCTCGTCAGGCAGCCAGAAATTTGGATTTACCCCGGCCTATTTATATACTAGGCATGATTGTTCATAACAGTCATGTTACCAATTCCTTTGAAGACGAAGGGATTATTACATTGGACGGACCGAACCGCATGGAGATTTTAAGCCAGGTAGAGAGTGGTACTGTCATCTTCACTGCTCATGGCGTATCACCAGAGGTTCGCAAGCTGGCACGGGATAAGGGATTGACTACGGTTGACGCAACCTGTCCTGACGTGACGAAGACACATGATCTGATTCGGGAGAAGTCAGCCGAAGGCTATCAGATTGTTTATATTGGCAAAAAGAATCATCCAGAGCCAGAGGGAGCTATCGGTATTGCTCCTGACCATGTTCATCTGATTGAAAAGGAAGAAGAGATTGACGGTCTTACACTGTCAGCAGACAAAATCCTGATTACGAACCAGACAACCATGAGTCAATGGGACATCAAGCACATTATGAAGAAGCTGCTGGAGAAGTACCCAGGTGCCGAGATACACAATGAAATCTGTTTGGCAACGCAGGTACGTCAGGAAGCGGTAGCTGAGCAGGCAGGACAGGCGGATCTGGTAATTGTAGTCGGTGACCCGCGAAGCAACAATTCCAACCGATTGGCTCAGGTGTCGGAGGAAATAGCTGGTACCACGGCTTATCGTATTTCTGATATAACCGAGCTGAAGAGGGAGTGGCTTGAGGGCGTAGCCAAAGTAGCTGTGACCTCCGGGGCTTCAACACCTACGCTGATTACCAAAGAGGTCATTACGTATTTGGAACAGTATGATGCGGATAACCCGGAAACATGGGAGATTCGGCGAACCATTGATATGAAAAAACTGTTGCCTCCTGTACGAGAAAAGTCAAAAACGACGAAATAGTATGTGATTGATTACAGCCGTTATTCGGATACAAAGTCCGCGTAGCGGCTTTTTTTAAACTGTTTAAGTGCCGATATTATCCAATTAGACCAGCTACACTAATTCAAAAAAATAGAACAATTCGGGATAATTAAGCCTTGACGAGTCAAGTTAAAACAGGTATAGTTGCTTTAACGAATAAAAGCTTAAAAGCGAACAAGCGTCTAAGTGTCATAATATCATCCTATGTGATTGTAAAATATGGTTTATAGAGAGGGAGAAAAAAATGATCGTTATCGCTGGTGTTCAAACACCTGAAGAACATATTCAAGCTATTGTTGAAGTTATTGAAAAAGAAGGATTGCAGGCTCATGTATCGCGAGGATCGGATCGTACGATTATCGGGCTGATTGGAAGCGTAGAGCCGAAGCTGGCAGAACATCTACGCCAAATGAAGGGTGTAGAAAATGTGGTTAAAATTTCAAAGTCCTACAAATTGGCCAGCCGTGATTTTCATCCGGAAAATACGGTGATCTCCATCAAAGGTGTAAATATCGGCGGGGGCGAGCTTGTCGTTATGGGGGGACCATGTGCTGTTGAGTCTGCTGCACAGATCGATGAAATTGCCGGATTGGTCAAAGCTGCAGGAGCGCAAGTCCTTCGTGGAGGTGCTTTTAAGCCGCGTACAGGGCCATACAGCTTCCAAGGAACGGGTGTAGAAGGTTTAATCATGATGGCTGAGGCGGGTCAGAAGCACGATCTCTTGACCATCACAGAGGTCATGACACCTGAATACGTAGACATCTGCGCGGAATACGCCGATATTCTGCAAGTAGGTACACGTAATATGCAAAACTTTGATCTGCTGCGCAAGCTGGGTACTTGCGGCAAGCCAGTATTGCTCAAGCGCGGTTTCAGCTCGACTTATGACGAGTTCTTGAATGCTGCTGAGTACATCTTGGCAGGCGGCAATCCGAATGTTATGTTGTGTGAGCGCGGTATCCGTACATTCGAAACTTACACTAGAAATACGCTCGACTTGTCCGCGATCCCTGTTTTGCAACAGTTGAGCCATTTGCCGGTCATTTCCGATCCTAGCCATGGCACAGGTAGACGTGAACTGGTTGTTCCTATGACGAAGGCTTCGGTAGCTGCCGGAGCGGATGGTTTAATTATTGAAATGCATACAGACCCTGACAACTCGATGACGGGGGATGGTGTACAGTCCCTATTCCCGGATCAATTTGCAGATTTACTAAAAGATTTGGAACTGTTAGCCCCCGCAATTGGAAAAACATTCCATACACCTAGTTCCGTATCTTAAAACTAATTATTAACATTAATGCATAAAAGTTTTGCCGCAATGCAGTAAATGAGAGTAAAATCACCAAAAAGCCCGATATTTCGGGCTTTTTGTATTGTTCAAATGTTATCAAGGGCGTAAGCATATCTAACATTAGTTTAAAAAATACCTTACATAGCTATTGACCCGTGTCATGTTTGAGATTTATAATGACGACAGAAAAAAACATTCGATCATGAACATTTCAGGGTTGTATAAGACTTAATGTTCGGAAAAATTGGGAGGAAGAAGACATGTCCGTTGAAAACGTATTGAAAACAATTCAAGAAAATAATATTGAGTGGGTAGATTTTCGTTTTGTAGATTTGTCTGGTCGTGCTCACCATATTTCGTTGCCAGCTTCCGAAGTAGATGAAGAAACATTTGTTAACGGTGTTGCTTTCGACGGTTCTTCCATTCCCGGCTATCGTGGCATTGAGGAATCCGACATGGTTATGCTGCCCGATCCAGAAGCGGTTTTTATCGACCCTTTCACTCAGCATCCTACACTGAATATCCTGTGTGACATTGCTACGCCAGACGGCGAAAAATATGACCGTGATCCTCGTGGCATTGCTAAAAAAGCTGAGGAATTTCTGCAATCCGCAGGAGTGGGCACAGCGGCATTCTTTGCACCTGAATCTGAATTTTTCATCTTTGATGATGTTCGCTACGAAAGTGGCATGAACAGCTCCTCCTTCTTCGTAGATTCTGAGGAAGCAGCTTGGAACACGAACCGCAAGGAAGAAGGCGGCAACCTGGGCTTTAAAGTGGGAGTGAAGGGCGGCTATGTACCTGTAGCACCAGTAGACACCCAACAAGACATTCGTAGTGAAATGTGCCGTTTGCTTGAAGAAGCAGGTCTGAGAATTGAGCGCCATCACCATGAGGTGGCTACAGCAGGCCAAGCGGAAATCAACTTCCGTTTTGATACACTCAAGAAAACAGCAGATAACCTGCTCGTTTATAAATACATTGTACACAACACAGCTCGTCAATATGGTAAAGTGGCAACATTCATGCCGAAACCAATTTTCGGGGACAACGGAAGTGGTATGCACGTTCACCAATCTATTTTTGACGGCGATACTCCTTTGTTCTACGAAAAAGGTGGTTATGCTAATCTGAGCGAAATGGCTCTTCATTACATTGGTGGTATTCTGTACCACGCACCTGCGTTGATCGCTTTGACCAACCCAAGTACCAACTCGTTCAAACGTCTCGTTCCTGGTTACGAAGCGCCGGTTAACCTGGTATTCTCCAAAGGTAACCGTTCTGCGGCTGTACGTATTCCAGTAGCGGCTGTTACTCCTAAAGGCTGTCGGATCGAGTTCCGTACACCGGACTCCACAGCTAACCCTTACCTCGCCTTCTCAGCAATGCTGATGGCGGGTCTGGATGGCATCAAGCGCAAACTGAACCCAATCGAATTGGGCTATGGTCCACTCGACACTAACATCTATGAGCTGTCTGATGCTGAAAAAGGCAAAATCCGCAGTGTACCTGGTACACTGGATGAAGCTCTGGACGCTCTGGAAGCCGATTACGAATTCCTGACTGAGGGCGGCGTATTTACGAAGGACTTTATTGATAACTATGTAGAGTTCAAACGTTCTGAAGCTAAATCGGTGAATATCCGTGTTCATCCACATGAATACAGCTTGTATTTTGACTGCTAATACTACATCGATAGCATAGCTGCTTTTGAATAACGCTCATTAGCCTGCGGGGAATAGATGTTGTTCAAAATAGGTCTCCGGTCTCACGCCGGAGACCTTTTACCATTAAGAAGAATATTACAAAATGAAGATGTTAAATATATTAACATTCACAGCTTTGTCACATCGTAAAGGAATTCGGAAACATTTTTATACAAGTCTTGAACGCATTTATGAATACTGCTATCATAGCGATAATATCCACACCAGAGTAGAGAAGGGATGGGAAATTGTTGAGTAAGAGAGCCTACAATTTTAATGCAGGACCGGCGGCATTGCCGCTTAAAGTACTGGAACGTGTACAAGCTGAATTCGTAGATTTCCAGGGAACAGGGATGTCCATCATGGAAATGTCTCACCGTGGAGCCGTGTATGAATCCGTTCATAATGAGGCGCAGGAACGTTTGTTATCTCTGCTGGGCAACCCACAAGGCTACAAGGTGTTGTTCCTCCAAGGGGGGGCAAGTACGCAGTTTGCCATGCTGCCTTTAAATTTCTTGAGTGAAGAGCAGATCGGAAGCTATGTAATGACAGGTAGCTGGTCGGACAAGGCATATAAAGAAGCTAAGCTATTGGGCAAGGCTCACATTGCCGCCTCCTCCGCTGATGAGAAATACATGCGTCTTCCAAATGTGGATTCCTTGGACTTGCCTGAGAATACTGCATATGTGCATATGACATCCAATGAGACGATTGAAGGTACACAATTTAAGCAATTCCCGGATACGGGTTCCGTACCGCTGATTGTGGACATGTCCAGTGATATTTTTTGCAAACCTTTTGATGTTACTCAATTTGGATTGATTTATGCTGGTGCGCAAAAAAATCTGGGACCTTCTGGTGTAACGGTCGTGGTTGCCCGTGAAGAGCTACTGGCTTCCTCACCAGGTAATATTCCTACAATGCTGCGTTACAGTACTTATCAAAAGAATAACTCTCTCTACAATACTCCCCCATCCTTTGCCATATACATGGTGAATGAAGTGCTCAAATGGATCCAGGAGGAAGGCGGTTTAGAAGGCATCGAGCGTGTGAATCAGCAGAAAGCTGCTCTGCTATACGACCGTATTGACAGAAGCGAAGGCTTCTATCGTGGCTGTGTGGACAGCGCTGATCGTTCTATTATGAACGTAACCTTCCGCCTTGCAAATGAGGATCTGGAAAAACAATTTATTAAAGAATCCGAACAAGCCGGGTTCATCGGATTGAAGGGGCATCGCAGTGTAGGAGGGCTTCGCGCCTCGATCTACAATGCGGTTCCACTGGAGAACTGTCAAGCATTAGCCGAGTTTATGGATGGATTTAAGCAACGTAACAGTTGATAACACAGACATATATTTCGATACACGATATTTGAAATCGAAAAGTAAAAATAAAGCCTTCCCTGAATGTGTATAGGGGAAGGCTTTTAGTGGTGTAGGGAAAATGATATTTTTTTGTCGTTTGATGTCTATATCCCTCTGATTTTGTTAAAATGAAGAGAGTGCATGCTTTCAGCGTACACATTTTGGTTAGACTTTAGGTTATTTGTCTGATGAATTTAATGATGAAAGGAATGAAAAACTGATGCCATTACATATTGTGCTTGTCGAGCCGGAAATTCCAGCTAACACAGGGAATATTGCCAGAACATGTGCTGCAACCGGAACTCATCTGCATCTGGTTAAGCCACTGGGTTTTCGTACCGATGATGCTACGTTAAAACGGGCTGGGCTTGATTATTGGTATGCTGTCCACATTGAGTATCACGAGTCTTTTGCTGAAGTACAAGAGAAATATCAAGCAGGTCGCTTTTTTTATGCGACGACAAAGGCAAAACAGCAGTATAGTGATATTAAATTTCAGGATGGAGACTTTTTGGTATTTGGTAAAGAAACGAAAGGTTTGCCTCCTGAGCTGTTAGCTGCTAATCCTGATACATGTATCAAGATGCCAATGTCAGATAAAGTAAGATCTCTAAACTTGTCGAATTCCGCTGCGATTATTGTATATGAAGCGCTGAGACAATTGGATTTTCCAGGTTTATCGTAATAAACATCAATCGATCAAGTATAAATGCGAATAAAGAACCAGGACCTTAGTTACTGATAAAAGTTGCACTATTATTGCTCGAAAGTACATGACAGTAGAGCTTGAATAAAGGATATATGGTCATAAATTTGCGGAAATTCTCTGTGAAAGCTAATGATAATTAGCTTTCCGGTCGATAAAAATATTATAGACATTCTGTACCATACTTTGATATGGTTCATGATTTTATGAAAAAATGTAATAAAATTTCCTGCTATCAGCAGGATTCGACAAAAAGACAGCGAATACTACATAAAGAATAGTGTCTTTGTACCTAGTTTTTCGCCTGGAAAGAAAATTGAAAGCTAATACTCAATAGGAGAGGTGTACGATCACGATGAAACCTGCCGGTGTGGTACGTAAAGTTGATCAGTTGGGGAGAATAGTTCTGCCTAAGTCACTACGTAAAAGATATCAAATGAATGAGGGAGATCCTGTCGAAATTTTGGTTCAGGGCGACCATATTATTTTGGAGCGTTATCGTCCAAAATGTGTATTCTGCGGCTCAATAGAACAAGTGAACGATTTCAAAGAACGTTATATTTGTGCTCAATGCCTGACAGAAATGACACAGTACTCCTCCTAAATGAGGCAAAAGCATCACGACATTCGTTCGTGATGCTTTTTTTCGGATAGAGCTATGCCTGAACAGCATATATTTAATTGGATAGTAAACTACACATAACTATTTATAGAACAAAAAATGAGTAGGGACTGGACGCAAATTACCATCTGACGGTTTGTTTACGATTCGGCCGTTTAGTATAAGGGACGATGAACCGCCGCCGTCCAAATTATAAGCATCTTGAACACCCAGATTGAACATCTTCCCTTGGAGTTCTTCGAGCGTTGCACCTGAACCCCCGCTTTCATTGTAGCCATCTACGACAATAATGAGCAACTGATCATCTTTATAGTTGCCAATGACTGTACGTGGAGCCCGCTTGGGAGAGACTTTCCATTTGTCAGGAATAGGCACTTTTTGTCCCCTTTGTAACAGAACGGGAACGAAGGTAGCTCCAAAGGCAGGTTTTAAGCTGTCAAGAGCACCTTGATTGTAAAATTTGCCCCCAATAAGCTTGCCGTCGTTACTCAATCCAACGAATGACAAGTCCTTGAAACTTGACTGAAAGCCAGTAAGGTAGCGGCCGTTCAAGACAGTAGTGCTTAATGGATAGCGTTTGCCGTCTCCATCGGCAAAGCCGCCTGCGTTGATGCCAGCAATAGCTCCGTGTCTCAAGACTGCACGCATGGTCGTTTCTGAGCCACCCAACTTGTCATTTCCCAAAGACATTTTCATTGCCGTAGGATCTTTAAGTTTGACTTTCATAGCGTATCCGTGATAAATTCCCGGGTTTACTTTAAACAATTCAATGGTAATCCGGTTGCTATCTACCTTGTAATAGGGAACACCCAGTTTGGCAGTGATGCGCCGATTATAGATAACCGCGGGTCGCTTGGACTGCGCAGAGGCAGTCACGACAAGCTGATTCATCGTTTGGGTCGTTTGTTTGTAGAGCTCAGACGTCCGGCGAATCGTAGATAAGGTATACGTTGCTGTTTGCTTGGCTTCATCAAGCTGCTTGCCTACTGATTGCGCTTGTAGAGTGATTTCGGCTTTTTGCAGACTCGGAGATGTAGATTTAGGAAAGCTCAAAGGGGGATGCACTAACAAAATACACCCTAA contains these protein-coding regions:
- the glnA gene encoding type I glutamate--ammonia ligase, whose translation is MSVENVLKTIQENNIEWVDFRFVDLSGRAHHISLPASEVDEETFVNGVAFDGSSIPGYRGIEESDMVMLPDPEAVFIDPFTQHPTLNILCDIATPDGEKYDRDPRGIAKKAEEFLQSAGVGTAAFFAPESEFFIFDDVRYESGMNSSSFFVDSEEAAWNTNRKEEGGNLGFKVGVKGGYVPVAPVDTQQDIRSEMCRLLEEAGLRIERHHHEVATAGQAEINFRFDTLKKTADNLLVYKYIVHNTARQYGKVATFMPKPIFGDNGSGMHVHQSIFDGDTPLFYEKGGYANLSEMALHYIGGILYHAPALIALTNPSTNSFKRLVPGYEAPVNLVFSKGNRSAAVRIPVAAVTPKGCRIEFRTPDSTANPYLAFSAMLMAGLDGIKRKLNPIELGYGPLDTNIYELSDAEKGKIRSVPGTLDEALDALEADYEFLTEGGVFTKDFIDNYVEFKRSEAKSVNIRVHPHEYSLYFDC
- the aroF gene encoding 3-deoxy-7-phosphoheptulonate synthase; the encoded protein is MIVIAGVQTPEEHIQAIVEVIEKEGLQAHVSRGSDRTIIGLIGSVEPKLAEHLRQMKGVENVVKISKSYKLASRDFHPENTVISIKGVNIGGGELVVMGGPCAVESAAQIDEIAGLVKAAGAQVLRGGAFKPRTGPYSFQGTGVEGLIMMAEAGQKHDLLTITEVMTPEYVDICAEYADILQVGTRNMQNFDLLRKLGTCGKPVLLKRGFSSTYDEFLNAAEYILAGGNPNVMLCERGIRTFETYTRNTLDLSAIPVLQQLSHLPVISDPSHGTGRRELVVPMTKASVAAGADGLIIEMHTDPDNSMTGDGVQSLFPDQFADLLKDLELLAPAIGKTFHTPSSVS
- a CDS encoding AbrB/MazE/SpoVT family DNA-binding domain-containing protein, producing MKPAGVVRKVDQLGRIVLPKSLRKRYQMNEGDPVEILVQGDHIILERYRPKCVFCGSIEQVNDFKERYICAQCLTEMTQYSS
- a CDS encoding phosphodiester glycosidase family protein, which gives rise to MNVDTKLVNRFFMLALAPFIGLLGCILLVHPPLSFPKSTSPSLQKAEITLQAQSVGKQLDEAKQTATYTLSTIRRTSELYKQTTQTMNQLVVTASAQSKRPAVIYNRRITAKLGVPYYKVDSNRITIELFKVNPGIYHGYAMKVKLKDPTAMKMSLGNDKLGGSETTMRAVLRHGAIAGINAGGFADGDGKRYPLSTTVLNGRYLTGFQSSFKDLSFVGLSNDGKLIGGKFYNQGALDSLKPAFGATFVPVLLQRGQKVPIPDKWKVSPKRAPRTVIGNYKDDQLLIIVVDGYNESGGSGATLEELQGKMFNLGVQDAYNLDGGGSSSLILNGRIVNKPSDGNLRPVPTHFLFYK
- a CDS encoding response regulator transcription factor; the protein is MRSTILIIDDDEKIVSMLRRGLAFEGYEVLTATNGAEGLNKMLTAEPDLVVLDVMMPQVDGFEVCRRMREGGSTVPVLMLTAKDEVENRVKGLDLGADDYLVKPFALEELLARVRALLRRKTEQQDNNGNRLTFEDLQLDNESREVVRGGKRLELTAKEFELLHLFMQNPKRVLSRDLIMDKIWGYDYSGESNVLEVYIAMLRQKTEQDGGKRLIRTIRGAGYILRGDV
- a CDS encoding 4-hydroxy-3-methylbut-2-enyl diphosphate reductase, translated to MEVLRISPRGYCYGVVDAMVLARQAARNLDLPRPIYILGMIVHNSHVTNSFEDEGIITLDGPNRMEILSQVESGTVIFTAHGVSPEVRKLARDKGLTTVDATCPDVTKTHDLIREKSAEGYQIVYIGKKNHPEPEGAIGIAPDHVHLIEKEEEIDGLTLSADKILITNQTTMSQWDIKHIMKKLLEKYPGAEIHNEICLATQVRQEAVAEQAGQADLVIVVGDPRSNNSNRLAQVSEEIAGTTAYRISDITELKREWLEGVAKVAVTSGASTPTLITKEVITYLEQYDADNPETWEIRRTIDMKKLLPPVREKSKTTK
- a CDS encoding S1C family serine protease, with amino-acid sequence MDEFKNNNSGRRNDNDQVDNDKATRQNDSNGSSYYYSYGPFSSVQSDGQRREGQSVEDVEITPPQAVRPLPSSYQRAMPEQQDGSGRNSGNWQFKPNKPKSQVKTILLSFLAGMLVITVLMYTADRTNMFTPETALTSAAAESGETTNSGTTNSSPSAVPAVMPSGTADVQSVVAKAGPAVVKIETLAKQSSAGSGRQSSPYYNDPLYQYFFGNQYGDSGSSGNSNENEGSNSGQLTPLGIGSGFIFDKSGYVLTNNHVVEGASVVQVTVEGTNKPYEAKVLGKNADLDLAVLKIEGKNNFPTVTLGDSDNAKVGEWMVAIGNPEGFEHSVTAGVLSAKERTITINSESTGKPTQYKHLIQTDASINPGNSGGPLLNLQGQVIGMNVAVSADAQGIGFAIPSNTILEVVDKLKNNQPIPKEPVPFIGASLLNLSPEVAKELGTSLSEGSVVRDIIYKSPAYQADLRPYDVIIGANGTPYSTSQELIQFIQKQKVGTALTLNIERAGQKKDIQLKIGNKNDFSSTLQQ
- the trmL gene encoding tRNA (uridine(34)/cytosine(34)/5-carboxymethylaminomethyluridine(34)-2'-O)-methyltransferase TrmL — protein: MPLHIVLVEPEIPANTGNIARTCAATGTHLHLVKPLGFRTDDATLKRAGLDYWYAVHIEYHESFAEVQEKYQAGRFFYATTKAKQQYSDIKFQDGDFLVFGKETKGLPPELLAANPDTCIKMPMSDKVRSLNLSNSAAIIVYEALRQLDFPGLS
- the serC gene encoding 3-phosphoserine/phosphohydroxythreonine transaminase produces the protein MLSKRAYNFNAGPAALPLKVLERVQAEFVDFQGTGMSIMEMSHRGAVYESVHNEAQERLLSLLGNPQGYKVLFLQGGASTQFAMLPLNFLSEEQIGSYVMTGSWSDKAYKEAKLLGKAHIAASSADEKYMRLPNVDSLDLPENTAYVHMTSNETIEGTQFKQFPDTGSVPLIVDMSSDIFCKPFDVTQFGLIYAGAQKNLGPSGVTVVVAREELLASSPGNIPTMLRYSTYQKNNSLYNTPPSFAIYMVNEVLKWIQEEGGLEGIERVNQQKAALLYDRIDRSEGFYRGCVDSADRSIMNVTFRLANEDLEKQFIKESEQAGFIGLKGHRSVGGLRASIYNAVPLENCQALAEFMDGFKQRNS
- a CDS encoding sensor histidine kinase → MSIRWRLTAWYSSILAIVLVIFGLAIYGLVYYYTYNEVKSQLMTQAPQINKQLRLIIKGGLFEVPNLDLGLEQGRGIDDSQLYVQIYNYTSGVTKTTQNMKDLSITFPVPSTAAGAVQNEGVRRVNVNGDSFMIYQQSIKSEELGLVVGLLQVGQFTGSQDRLMNRLQNVLVYGSLFALLAAATSGLFLARKSMKPLVKVIEGANQIQSSNDLSVRIEYDGPPDEIGQLIGTVNNMLGRTEVFYKELEDAYGAQRRFVADASHELRTPLTTIRGNVDFLLKMWTTEPGERPNMDEAMIRELSMEALNDMADEGKRMSRLVSDMLSLARADTGKTFDKMPVALEPLVNEVARRAQFLERTAEWNVGDFSLLNGIYMDGSKDYLQQMLFIFIDNAFKYTPEGTVRFDAIVYQGQVGLRISDTGIGMDKSEVPFIFDRFYRADESRGVTEGIGLGLSIAKWIIDEHQGSVEVVTRQGEGTTFVIWLPVSFSAPLE